A window from Bacteroidales bacterium encodes these proteins:
- a CDS encoding alpha/beta hydrolase has product MKNLLLSCLTFLLLTSSIVAQEEIKLYPNGPAEESGITAKETQYGTSWVVDVTEARMFAYIVPKEKANGTAVLICPGGGYGGLAMEHEGTMVAQWLNSIGISAFVLYYRMPNHHPEIPLKDAQTAIELIRKNSKKWNIDRHKVGIAGFSAGGHLASTVGTQNKRKNRPDFMILVYPVITMTRGDGTCENLLGKDPSDPLINRFSTDLHVTEKTPPTFLVAAVDDDVVSIEHSYKFYKALQARKVLSEIHAYKTGGIVLE; this is encoded by the coding sequence ATGAAGAATTTGCTGCTTTCGTGTTTGACTTTCTTGCTTTTAACGAGCAGTATTGTTGCGCAGGAAGAAATTAAGCTCTACCCTAATGGCCCGGCAGAAGAAAGTGGAATAACCGCAAAAGAAACACAATACGGTACCTCCTGGGTAGTAGATGTCACTGAAGCAAGGATGTTTGCCTATATTGTCCCTAAAGAAAAAGCAAATGGAACAGCAGTTCTGATCTGCCCGGGAGGAGGATATGGAGGGCTTGCAATGGAACATGAAGGGACCATGGTTGCTCAATGGCTGAATTCTATAGGCATTTCCGCATTTGTACTATACTACCGTATGCCGAACCATCATCCGGAAATCCCTTTGAAAGATGCTCAGACTGCTATTGAACTCATCCGGAAAAACTCGAAAAAATGGAATATCGACAGGCACAAAGTTGGGATAGCAGGTTTTTCGGCCGGTGGACACCTGGCTTCAACTGTTGGAACTCAAAATAAGAGAAAAAACCGTCCGGATTTTATGATCCTGGTTTACCCTGTAATCACTATGACCAGAGGTGATGGAACTTGCGAAAACCTGCTTGGAAAAGATCCCTCAGACCCGCTGATTAATCGATTTTCAACTGACCTTCATGTAACTGAAAAGACGCCGCCAACTTTCTTAGTTGCAGCTGTGGATGATGATGTAGTTTCGATTGAACATAGTTATAAATTCTACAAAGCTTTACAAGCCAGGAAAGTGCTATCTGAGATACATGCTTATAAAACCGGGGGCATAGTTTTGGAATGA